Proteins encoded together in one Aminipila butyrica window:
- a CDS encoding alpha/beta hydrolase: protein MQQELFEIDGIPAALWGPPQDKVMIAVHGNMSNKTDIPIEILAKKAVPKGYQVLSFDLPQHGDRASENPPCKVEPYIKDLNKIMTHAKGRWPHLYLFANSMGAYFSLLAYQQENIEKVWFLSPLVDMGRMIENIMKWFNITEEQLEAEQTIATPIGQTLYWDYYCYVKAHPITDWNIPTLILYGSEDEVCEKDRILQFKEQFSCELKLVEDAKHYFHTPEQLEALNLWLYETL from the coding sequence ATGCAACAAGAATTGTTTGAAATAGATGGCATCCCCGCTGCTCTCTGGGGTCCGCCGCAGGACAAGGTGATGATAGCCGTTCATGGAAATATGTCAAATAAAACGGATATCCCCATTGAGATCCTGGCAAAGAAGGCTGTTCCCAAGGGATATCAAGTGCTAAGCTTTGACTTGCCCCAGCACGGAGACCGAGCATCAGAAAATCCTCCTTGCAAGGTGGAACCCTATATCAAAGATCTAAATAAAATCATGACCCATGCAAAAGGAAGGTGGCCTCACCTCTACTTGTTTGCCAACAGCATGGGTGCCTATTTCAGCCTATTAGCCTATCAACAAGAAAATATAGAGAAGGTATGGTTTCTTTCTCCTCTAGTAGATATGGGCCGCATGATTGAAAACATAATGAAGTGGTTTAATATTACGGAAGAACAGCTAGAGGCTGAGCAAACCATCGCCACACCTATAGGTCAAACGTTGTATTGGGACTATTATTGCTATGTAAAAGCACATCCGATTACGGACTGGAATATCCCCACGCTCATACTTTATGGCAGTGAGGATGAAGTATGTGAAAAGGATCGCATTCTTCAATTTAAAGAGCAGTTTTCCTGTGAATTAAAACTTGTCGAGGATGCCAAGCATTACTTTCATACACCAGAGCAGCTGGAAGCGTTGAATTTGTGGTTGTATGAAACCCTCTAG
- the proB gene encoding glutamate 5-kinase, translating to MGLYKNRIVVKVGTSSLTNEIGENNLRSFDRLACVLSDIQNLGYEIILVSSGAIAVGANKLRMKTRPSSLRLKQAAAAVGQCSIMYLYDKFFSDYDKTIAQILLNAEDMEVEEKKENLINTFDALLEMGIIPIVNENDSVSYTEIQSADRLFGDNDMLSAIVAVLCRAQKLIILSDIDGFYDRDPRLYANAELIQQVTTIDENLQSLAGGAGSRRGTGGMKTKLDAAKLATAQGIDTIVTNGKNPSALYDIVKGEQIGTLFVGKA from the coding sequence ATGGGACTATACAAGAATCGAATCGTGGTTAAAGTGGGAACCTCCTCCCTGACCAACGAAATTGGTGAAAATAACCTGCGTTCCTTTGATCGGCTGGCTTGCGTCCTGTCGGATATACAGAACTTGGGCTACGAAATTATTTTAGTGTCTTCTGGGGCTATCGCCGTAGGGGCTAATAAGCTGCGCATGAAGACCCGGCCCTCCAGTTTGCGCTTGAAGCAGGCTGCTGCCGCTGTTGGTCAGTGCAGTATTATGTACCTATACGATAAATTTTTCAGCGATTATGACAAAACCATCGCTCAGATTCTGCTGAATGCAGAAGACATGGAGGTTGAGGAAAAAAAGGAAAACCTGATTAATACCTTCGATGCGCTGCTGGAAATGGGCATTATTCCTATCGTTAACGAAAATGATTCGGTCAGCTATACAGAAATTCAGTCGGCAGACCGGCTTTTTGGTGACAATGATATGCTCTCCGCCATAGTAGCTGTTCTCTGCCGTGCCCAAAAGTTAATTATCCTTTCAGACATTGATGGCTTTTATGACAGAGACCCTCGCCTATATGCCAATGCAGAGCTGATCCAACAGGTGACCACTATTGATGAAAACTTACAATCATTAGCCGGAGGCGCCGGCTCCCGTCGAGGCACTGGAGGCATGAAGACAAAGCTGGATGCTGCAAAGCTGGCCACTGCTCAAGGCATTGATACCATTGTCACCAATGGCAAGAACCCTTCGGCCCTATATGACATTGTTAAAGGGGAGCAGATTGGGACTTTATTTGTAGGTAAGGCATAA
- a CDS encoding LysR family transcriptional regulator produces the protein MDMNLQKYRAFVKTVEYGSFTKAAELLNYSQSGISRMIGDLEKEWGITLLERGRSGVRLTSDGLKLLPFAQNLCREWDQLQMQVDELKGLRSGLIRIGAFSSAATHWLPKIIKEFQRDYPNIDYELLLGDYTEIENWIAEGRIDCGFLRIPTLPELDTVFLEQDELLVVLAEDHPLAACAAFPIQALSDYPFLLLEKNGKSDVSQLFDRWGITPHIHFTTWDDYAVLSMVESGLGISILPQLILQPLNRPIVAKPLEVPAYRKLGLALRDKKNAPLAVKRFLDYLSYR, from the coding sequence ATGGATATGAATCTGCAAAAATATAGGGCTTTTGTAAAGACCGTGGAATATGGCAGCTTTACCAAGGCAGCAGAACTATTGAATTATTCCCAATCAGGTATTAGCCGCATGATTGGCGATTTGGAAAAGGAATGGGGGATAACCTTGCTGGAGCGGGGGCGTTCCGGGGTAAGGCTGACTTCCGATGGCTTGAAACTGCTGCCTTTTGCTCAGAATCTATGCCGGGAATGGGACCAGCTGCAAATGCAGGTGGATGAATTGAAAGGACTGCGCTCGGGGCTTATTCGCATTGGGGCTTTCTCCAGTGCAGCTACTCATTGGCTGCCTAAAATTATAAAGGAATTTCAAAGGGATTACCCTAATATAGACTATGAATTGCTGTTGGGAGATTATACAGAGATTGAAAACTGGATTGCCGAAGGCCGGATCGATTGTGGGTTCTTGCGAATTCCTACGTTGCCGGAGCTGGATACGGTATTCCTGGAGCAAGACGAACTGCTGGTAGTCTTAGCGGAGGACCACCCTTTGGCAGCCTGCGCAGCTTTCCCCATCCAGGCTTTAAGTGACTACCCATTTTTGCTCTTAGAGAAAAACGGAAAGTCAGATGTCTCTCAACTTTTTGACCGCTGGGGCATTACACCTCATATTCATTTCACCACCTGGGACGATTACGCCGTCCTATCTATGGTGGAAAGCGGTCTGGGAATCAGCATACTGCCTCAGCTAATCCTTCAGCCCCTTAACCGTCCCATAGTGGCTAAGCCCTTGGAGGTACCTGCCTACCGAAAGCTAGGCTTGGCGCTGAGGGACAAGAAAAATGCGCCTTTGGCTGTAAAACGTTTTTTAGACTATCTGTCTTATCGATGA
- a CDS encoding nitroreductase family protein: MDYKHAISVRYSCRSYLPQELPASAVERLKASIAEYNLLSGLHIQLIQNSDEAFGKLSKSYGMFSGVRHYLAMVGRSNGIHEKEKIGYYGEKLVLEATEYGLGTCWVAGTYNKEACVCQLEPREELYCVIAIGIPAPKTSFKDKLIKGMIRTKKKSLEELYEKHGPVPDWFLQGIETVQAAPSAMNKQPVKFSYKEAGPEALPTAHGWIISNKYGMEQIDLGIAKLHFEIGAADAEWEWED, encoded by the coding sequence ATGGATTACAAACATGCAATATCGGTACGGTATTCCTGCCGCAGCTATCTGCCACAGGAATTGCCGGCCTCTGCCGTGGAACGTCTAAAAGCTTCCATTGCGGAATACAACCTGTTGTCCGGCCTGCACATTCAGTTGATTCAAAATAGCGACGAAGCTTTCGGTAAGCTTTCCAAGAGCTATGGAATGTTTTCAGGTGTGCGCCATTACTTGGCCATGGTAGGTCGGTCCAACGGCATCCACGAGAAAGAAAAAATCGGGTATTACGGTGAAAAGTTAGTGCTGGAAGCGACGGAATACGGCTTGGGTACCTGCTGGGTAGCGGGAACCTACAACAAAGAGGCCTGTGTCTGTCAGCTGGAACCCCGAGAAGAGCTATACTGTGTGATAGCGATAGGAATTCCAGCGCCAAAGACAAGTTTCAAGGACAAGCTGATCAAAGGGATGATTCGCACGAAAAAGAAATCCTTGGAAGAGCTGTACGAGAAACACGGTCCTGTGCCAGATTGGTTCCTCCAAGGCATAGAAACCGTTCAGGCGGCACCTTCCGCTATGAACAAGCAGCCAGTAAAGTTCTCTTATAAAGAGGCTGGGCCTGAGGCCTTGCCCACCGCCCACGGATGGATTATTTCCAATAAATACGGCATGGAACAAATTGATTTGGGCATTGCCAAGCTTCATTTTGAAATAGGTGCGGCCGACGCAGAATGGGAATGGGAAGATTAA